The following are encoded in a window of Labrus bergylta chromosome 16, fLabBer1.1, whole genome shotgun sequence genomic DNA:
- the LOC109991812 gene encoding apoptosis regulator BAX, which produces MFCEGNRMSDVRIGEALIKEVIQEELKDFPSEEIPPLTQLAIDGKTVQEEQKLVYQLALLTRKIGDGLNAEYQDLIDGVARCPGSKWERFKEVADVVFKDGINWGRIVMLFYVAGKLAVKMVEVHLPQSVRDVLKWTLDFFKNNLLGWIVEHGGWISSFSELAVASVQSVSSVNSITCGLVLFAAGLAIGSVITWKLTRQL; this is translated from the exons ATGTTTTGTGAAGGAAACCGCATGTCAG ATGTAAGGATAGGGGAGGCCTTGATCAAAGA GGTCATACAGGAGGAACTGAAGGATTTTCCCTCTGAGGAAATCCCACCCCTCACCCAACTGGCTATAGACGGGAAGACTGTACAGGAGGAGCAGAAGCTGGTGTACCAGCTGGCATTATTGACCCGCAAAATTGGGGACGGACTCAACGCTGAGTATCAGGA TTTGATCGATGGTGTGGCTCGTTGCCCTGGTTCTAAGTGGGAGAGATTTAAGGAAGTGGCAGACGTAGTGTTCAAAGATGGTATCAACTGGGGGAGGATCGTTATGCTCTTCTATGTTGCTGGGAAGCTGGCTGTTAAG ATGGTTGAGGTTCATCTCCCTCAGTCAGTGAGGGACGTCCTTAAATGGACTTTGGATTTCTTCAAAAACAATCTACTGGGCTGGATTGTGGAACATGGAGGATGG ATCAGCAGCTTCTCTGAGCTGGCAGTGGCGTCTGTGCAAAGCGTGTCATCAGTGAACTCCATCACCTGCGGCCTTGTCCTCTTCGCTGCCGGCCTGGCTATTGGAAGTGTCATCACTTGGAAACTGACTAGACAACTCTGA